Sequence from the Paenibacillus tundrae genome:
GTTCACTTCGGATACAAAAGCAGAGTCGCCTTTGCGAATCGCCATACCATAAGGCTCACTAGTGAAATTGCCACCGACCAGCTTGTAGTTATTATCCGTTTGTTGCATACCAATCAGGATGATGTTATCCGTTGTTAATGCCTCACCTTTGCCGGCTTTGAGCGCTGTGAAGGCATCCTGGTAGTTATCGAATTCCAGCACTTCGGCATCGGGAGCCTTTTCGCGAATGTTCTGAGCAGAAGTGGAGCCCTTCACAGCCAGTACCTTTACACCTCCGAGACTCTCTAGCCCGGTGATATCACTGTCGTTTTTCACAAGCAAGGATTGCCCTGCCTCAAAATATACATCACTGAAATCAACCTGCTCTTTACGTTCATCTGTAATCGTCATTGTGGCAATAATGATGTCAATGTCGCCGTTTTGCAGGAGCGGAATACGAGTCTTCGATGTTACTTCCTTCAGCTCGACCTTGGTCTCATCTCCCAGAATTTGTTTGGCGAGTGCCTTCGCGATATCGATATCGAAGCCTTCTACCTCACCGCTTGCAGGGTCTTTAAGCCCGAATAAC
This genomic interval carries:
- a CDS encoding transporter substrate-binding domain-containing protein; translation: MKNILKWPSLMLVLILALVISGCNTGGDSSSGSGGSGDNTSEAKGTIEQIKERGKLIAGVKYDTKLFGLKDPASGEVEGFDIDIAKALAKQILGDETKVELKEVTSKTRIPLLQNGDIDIIIATMTITDERKEQVDFSDVYFEAGQSLLVKNDSDITGLESLGGVKVLAVKGSTSAQNIREKAPDAEVLEFDNYQDAFTALKAGKGEALTTDNIILIGMQQTDNNYKLVGGNFTSEPYGMAIRKGDSAFVSEVNSLLKSLQDSGEYDTLHEKWLGAKPE